Part of the Hallerella porci genome is shown below.
TTATTGCTCCGGCGGATATATTTTTTACATAGTCATGCTGCATAAGAGACATGCTTGTCGCCAAAATACTTGATTACTCGTTCAGGGCTGTTGCTCACCATTTTCATGTGGGATTCCGCATGGGAGCGTAGCTTTTCGCGAGTCCGAGCCGGTGCGTTGGAAGATATTTCGTGTTTCAGGTCGGCATTAAGACGTTCGTCAGGATTCAGCTCGGGACTGTAGCTGGGCAGGTAGAATACGCTTATCTTGTCCGTGTTCGCTTCAAGCCATTCCTTTACCGGCTTGCTGTGGTGAACCCTCAGGTTGTCCATCACGAGAAACACTTTCTTCCCTTTCCCGTCTGCATACACATCCTTCACCAGAGCTGTCATGAAGTCGATGAGCTTCGTCGCGTCGAACGCCCCGTCAATCATCATCCAGTGGCACTTCCCGCGATTGTTCACCGCCGATATCATGGAAAAGCGCTCCCTGCATCCGGGAGCCTTCACGACCGGGGTCTGCCCGCAGGGGGCGTAGCTGCGGCCACGGACATCCGTGTTCACGATGGCGGTCTCGTCCGCCCAGTGGATTTCCGCATTCTCGCATACCGCATCGGCCTTTAT
Proteins encoded:
- a CDS encoding IS630 family transposase, with the translated sequence MEKDDARKNVQSLLEKRKTIVKMKKAGFKKSKIAETCGVSRPMVDAVLSLYEKGGMNALKPKTRGRKEREKRLLSANQESEIQKLIRDKRPEQLKFKFALWTREAVAELVRSKFGVKLAKRTVGDYLKRWNFTPQKPIVRAYEQNPEAVKKWLEEEYPKIKADAVCENAEIHWADETAIVNTDVRGRSYAPCGQTPVVKAPGCRERFSMISAVNNRGKCHWMMIDGAFDATKLIDFMTALVKDVYADGKGKKVFLVMDNLRVHHSKPVKEWLEANTDKISVFYLPSYSPELNPDERLNADLKHEISSNAPARTREKLRSHAESHMKMVSNSPERVIKYFGDKHVSYAA